The nucleotide window CTCTCCTCTGTGTAGGCTTGGTTAAGCACAAAGTGAGCCAGAGCCTTAAGTTTCATTTCTGTCCTTTGTCCCAGGTCCTGCTCTGCTTGCAGCCTGGGGAAAACCTGTGAGCCAGAGCGGAAGTGCCTCGCCCAGACGTGCACACATCCCATTTAGGAAAGCCAGTTCCACACCCTGGATCAGAGAATTACTCCAGCTGCACTATGAGCCGAGTTCGAGATGCTGGCTGTGTCGCCGCCGGGATAGTGATTGGGGCTAGTGCCTGGTACTGTGTCTACAAATATGCCAGGGGAAGAAACCAGACAAAGAAGAGAATGGCCAAGCCCAAGACAAGGGCTGTGGCTGGGAATGGAGCCAGGGCTAGAGCCGGACCAAGGGCCGGATTCACAATTGACCTTGGGCCTGGATTCGGTCCTCCAACCCCAGTCCGCACTCGGACAGAGGACGGGGCCCAGGATGAAGCCTCTGCTCTGGAAGCAGCTGGAGATGAGGCAGTGGCCCCAGCTGCAGCCAGcgctgaggctcagagtggggCAGGAAATCAGGTCCAGGAGACAGAAGGGGCAAGGGTTGGGTCTAAGGCTGAACCAGTAGCAAGGGCCACAGCGCCTTCCTCAATGGCACCACCCCCCGGGGAGGCAGAGGCTTCCGTGGCTGCAGAGGCTCCCACAGTGGCAAGGGCTCCCAAGTCGCCAGAAGCCCCTGGCACAGCAGAGGCTACCGGGCTGCCCATGGTGCCTCCCAGGGCACCAGCGCCTACAGAGGCAGCAGCATCTACAGAGGCTGCGGAGGCTCCTGTACCCACAATGCCTCCTGCCGCACCAGTGCCTTCTGGGGCAACAGTGCCTACTGGGGCTGCGGAGgctcctgggacttcaggatacCCCAGAACAGCAGCACCCTCCAAGAAAGCAACGCCTGGGGCTCATACCGGCGCTATACCGAAGGCCGGGTCAGTGGCTGGAGCTGTACCCAAAGGTGGAGCCAAGGGAACCAGGTCTCGGACTGggggcaagggcaagggcaagAAAAACAAGGTGGAAGTAGATGAACTGGGGCTGGGCTTCCGCCCTGGGGATGGGGCTGCGGCAGCTGCTGCAGCCTCCGCTAACGGGGGACAGGCTTTCCTGGCAGAGGTCCCTGATTCTGAGGAAGGGGAGTCCGGGTGGACTGACACAGAGTCCGAGTCAGACTCTGAGCCTGAAAcccagcagagagggagaggggggaggagacCTGTTCCCATGCAGAAGCGCCCCTTTCCTTATGAAATAGATGAGATTCTCGGTGTCCGAGACCTCAGGAAAGTCCTTGCTTTGCTTCAGAAATCTGATGATCCTTTCATCCAACAGGTAGCTTTGCTCACTCTGAGCAACAATGCCAATTATTCATGCAACCAAGACACAATTCGCAAATTGGGAGGCCTCCCAATTATTGCAAACATGATCAACAAAACCGATCCCCACATTAAGGAAAAAGCCTTAATGGCCATGAATAACCTGAGTGAGAACTATGAAAATCAGGGCCGACTTCAGGTATACATGAATAAAGTAATGGATGATATCATGGCCTCTAACTTGAACTCAGCAGTACAGGTAGTCGgactaaaatttttaacaaacatGACAATTACCAATGACTACCAGCACCTGCTTGTCAACTCCATTGCAAACTTTTTCCGTTTGTTATCTCAGGGAGGTGGAAAAATCAAGGTTgagattttgaaaatactttcaaattttgCGGAAAATCCAGATATGTTAAAAAAACTGCTTAGCACCCAAGTGCCATCATCCTTTAGTTCCCTTTATAATTCTTATGTGGAATCAGAAATTCTTATTAATGCCCTTACTCTGTTTGAGATCATCTATGACAATCTCAGAGCAGAAGTATTCAACTACAGAGAATTCAATAAAGGTTCCCTTTTTTACTTATGCACTACATCTGGAGTGTGCGTTAAGAAAATTCGAGCCTTAGCCGATCACCATGACCTCTTGGTGAAAGTGAAAGTTATAAAACTAGTGGACAAATTCTGATTGGCTATGTGCTCTCAAAAGACTTGAAGAAATTTCTTGATTTTCCAGTCTGGAAGCAATGAAAATTGAAAGTTATTGCTTTTCCACTTGTCCATGTACTAAAGGGATCCTTTCAGCTGCCAGTTTTGAATAATGTATCATCCAGAATGATGTTATCTGTGACAGTCTCCAGCTTGAAGCTGAACCATTTTATGAATACCAAATAAATAGTCCTCTTGTACTGAAAACGTATTTGTGACTTTAATCGTGCTGCttgaatggaaatatttttactgGTTCCTCTATGTGAATTGACAGTGAACCTGTCCATCATAAATAGCCTACACTTCTGTCATTTGTTTTGACTTGAATTTATCCACCAAAGATTTCATTTGTGTATCATCAATAAAGTTGTGTTTTgactgacaaaaaaaaatgttctcatgtTTTTAAATCTAGCTGGTGAGATAAGGCACATAAATGCAAAAGGATGACTAATAGCACCTGGGCAATGTTCATAGTCAGATATGTGCTGTCTGGTTAAATGACGAAGTTGCTAGAAAGCTTTAAGCTGGGCTCTGAAAGGACAGCatgaaaaaacacagaagagcaTTTCAGGTGAGGAAAATAGTTTGAAGATAGTCATGAGGTGGGAAATCTGTTCCTATGATAAGAAGGTAACCAATTTGCCTGAAATGGAAGCTGTGGGAAAAGAAGTGATGAGAGAAAAGGGTGGAAATCAAGGGTGAGGAAATTTGGGAGGAGATCCCAAACCCATTGCTGAGATTGAAATACCCTGTCATATCCTGGGATTTACTAGACATTTttgacaaagggaaaaataatctgGTGGAAGTGTGCAAAATGGATTGGAGCTGGGATGGGGTTAGGCAACAAGACtggaaatgaggggcacctggttgactcaggtggttcagcatctgccttcagctcaggtcacgatcccaggatcctgggattgagcccctaatcgaattgggctccctgctcagtggggagcctgcttatcccacaccccaccccaccttcaccctccactcatgctctctctcataaataaataaaacctttttttaaaaagactgggaTGAGAATGTTGTTAAAAGTTATGATAAACCAAAAATGAGATGGTAAAGGGTGAAATAAGATGGTAGTCACCACCTTATAAGAATTGTCAAGGAATGGTGGGAAAAAAAGAtgcttaccaaaaaaagaaaaagaccaaggtCTGCTGCCTGACTTGGCCGTAGGCTGACAAAGATGGAGAACTGTACGAGCTGGTGCAGGTCCTAACAAAGAAAGCCCTCTTTCTTGGGCAGTTCTGGTGACCATGAAATGCCAAAATGAGTTACCATTTCTAATGATGAGACAAAGCATTGTGACAGAGAAGAATTCAGTGCAAAGAGTGGTTTTTTCCCTAGGGTTAGAGATCTAGCTCTGTCTTCTCTTAGAAGAGGGGGAGTGGTGAAGCCTTTATGGGAAGCCCACCCTCACCCTTAAATTCATGTAAGAGCAGATGCATCTTCATTGTTCTCCTCCCTGACCCACCAAAGCAATGAAAGTAGAAAATGGGGAAGGTCCCAGAGATTCTTCAAACCCAGCCTGCTTTCCTGACACCCCTCACAGAACAATCATTCTTATGCAAGTGTATGGTGACAGGAGGCAAAGATAGAGATAAGGACTCCTGGGAGGGGGTTACATAGAAAAGGGACAGATGGGTATTATATATTGGTACAATTTATCTGGAAGGCAATTTGGTAATCTGCATAAGAAGCTAtaaagattggggcgcctgggtggctcagtgggttaagccgctgccttcggctcaggtcatgatcccaggtcctgggttcgagccccacgtcgggctttctgctcagcagggagcctgcttcctcctctctctctgcctgcctctctgcctacttgtgatttctctctgtcaaatgaataaataaaatctttaaaaaaaaaataaaaaaaaataaataaaaaaaagaagctataaaGATGTTAGGAGAAAACAgtcagcaatctctttgacctggGCCACAGCAACTCCTTACTAGACATATCtcaggaggcaagggaaacaaaagcaaaaatgaactactgggactttgtcaagataaggaaacaatcaacaaaactgaaggacaacgtatggaatgggagaagatatttgcaaatgacatacctgataaagggttagtaaagcacttatcaaacttaacacccctaaaataaatagcccagttaagaaataggcagaagacatgaatagacatttttttcaaagaagacatgcagatggccaaaacacatatgaaaagatgctcaacatcatttatcatcaaggaaatacaaataaaaaccacaataagataccacctcacacctgtcagaatggttaaaattaacaacacaggaaacaacagatgttggaaaggatgaagagaaaggggaactctcttccactgttggtgggaaagcaacctggagcagccactctggaaaaacagtatggaagttccttaaaaagttaaaaataaagccaccctatgacccagcaattgcagtactaggtACTTACcgaaagaatacaaaaatactgatctgAAGGGTTACGTGAACTCTGATGTTTGTAGCAGAATTATCTACAATagctaactatggaaagaacccaaatgtccatcgacactgatgaatggataaagaagaaagtatatatatatatatacatatatatatatatataatacacatatatattgtatatatacacacacacgtacaatATTACTTAACCAtcaaaaagcatgaaatcttgtcatttgcaatgatgtggatggagctagaccatattatgctaaatgaaatacgtcagtcagagaaaaacaaataccatatgatttcactcatatgtagaatttaagaaacaaaccagatgaacatagggggagaaaaagaggcaaaccataaaacaggttcttaatgataaagaacaaacCTGGGGGTTGATagagggaggtggcaggggatgggctaaatggggacaggtattaaggagagcatgtttTGTGTTTAGCGCTGGGTGTTATGtataagtggtgaatcactaaatcttACACCTAAAACCAATTTACCATAtatgctaactaactagaatctaaataaaaacttgaaatcaaaccaaaaaaaaaggaaaaagaagctatAAAGATGTACTTACTTTCAGACAAGCATTCCACctgtaggatttttttcctaaggaaataatcaaataattttacACAGAGAAATACACAAGGGATGTTCATTTCAGCACTGTTTCTAAGGGGGGGAAATTAGAAACAAATGTCTAACACTGTGGAACTGACTAAACAATAGGCAGTATGTCCATACAGTAAAATGTTATGCAACTATTAAAATTTGCAATGTGCTTCTATTTTGTTGGTATGACAAAACTTTCACCGTATATAAGAGTGTGGCATCAGTCTATAAAAGGCTCCAGCAACTGAAAGTCAGGTAAATTCTTTCAGATGTTCATATCATCTCTGTGTATTCCTTACACAGAATCAGAATCATATCATACATCAGAGGTTCTCAGCATATTCACAAGCCATTGCAGATCCCTGGAAAGGtaaggtcaaaattattttcaaaacaatttaacATAGTATTTGCTATTTTTCACTAGGTTGACATTTACATTAATGCTGCAAAAGTCATGGTGGGTAAAACTGCTGGAGCCTTAGCTTAGCCAAACTGTACCAGAAGTGATTGACTTTTTTTACAGCCACACatgcaaaaagaaatttaaatctagattcatttaaaaatgtcatgaaaagagtccttatttataataaaattattatttttattaaatctcaatTCTTGagtgcatgctttttttttcaaagatttttatttatttattagagagagagacagcgagagagggaacacaagcagggggagtgggagagggagaagcaggcttccagctgagcagggagcccgatgtgggcctccattctgggatcctgggatcgtgacctgatgcttaacgactgagccactcaggtaccccactGCAtgcttttttaatattctgtgtgataAAATGGGAAGTATGCACAAAGCACTTCTGCTGCACAACTTAAAACAATGGTTGTCTCGAAAAATACATTTGCATGATCATTTGAGTTATGACCTGAATGAGCTGCTTTTATATAGAGAGCACCATTTTTACTTGGAAGAATGACTGGCAGAAAAACTCTGGTTTTTCAGACTTGGATATTGGGCAGACATTTTCTTAAATGTGAAtgtgtgaggggcacctgaggggctcagtcggttaagcttctgactcttgattttggctcaggtcataatctcacggTTGTGGGATCAAGGTCTGCATGGGGAACTGcactcagtaaggagtctgcttgagattctccctctccctctgctcctctcccttctctctctctccctgctctctctctctgtctctctccctgctctctctctctctctctgtcccaaataaataaataaataaatattttaaaatgtgtggaccttcaaggaaaacaactgactGTATTTGTCACCAACAATAAAACtttcaaacaaaatcagaattttcaaGGAGTTTCTGAAGAAATCAGTAGTGATACTGATAATGGGGGAAaggcttttttttctccctctagaAGAGAAATGATGGAGGACTCCAGGTTTCAATTGGTTGATCTTCCTTGGTTTTACTATGACCAGTGTAATCCATATGACATCAAACCCATGGCCATTTAATAAAGAATATCATTGCTGTAGTAACAAGGTGACCCTGTGTAAGGATAGACCCAAGATTGTTTGAACCCTTAGTAAGGAGAATCTGAAAAGAtagacgttggggagggtatgtgctatggtgagaaaataaatattttttaaaaattttaaaaaggggcgcctggatggctcagtggattaagccttcgcttttggctcaggtcctgatccca belongs to Lutra lutra chromosome X, mLutLut1.2, whole genome shotgun sequence and includes:
- the ARMCX2 gene encoding armadillo repeat-containing X-linked protein 2, which gives rise to MSRVRDAGCVAAGIVIGASAWYCVYKYARGRNQTKKRMAKPKTRAVAGNGARARAGPRAGFTIDLGPGFGPPTPVRTRTEDGAQDEASALEAAGDEAVAPAAASAEAQSGAGNQVQETEGARVGSKAEPVARATAPSSMAPPPGEAEASVAAEAPTVARAPKSPEAPGTAEATGLPMVPPRAPAPTEAAASTEAAEAPVPTMPPAAPVPSGATVPTGAAEAPGTSGYPRTAAPSKKATPGAHTGAIPKAGSVAGAVPKGGAKGTRSRTGGKGKGKKNKVEVDELGLGFRPGDGAAAAAAASANGGQAFLAEVPDSEEGESGWTDTESESDSEPETQQRGRGGRRPVPMQKRPFPYEIDEILGVRDLRKVLALLQKSDDPFIQQVALLTLSNNANYSCNQDTIRKLGGLPIIANMINKTDPHIKEKALMAMNNLSENYENQGRLQVYMNKVMDDIMASNLNSAVQVVGLKFLTNMTITNDYQHLLVNSIANFFRLLSQGGGKIKVEILKILSNFAENPDMLKKLLSTQVPSSFSSLYNSYVESEILINALTLFEIIYDNLRAEVFNYREFNKGSLFYLCTTSGVCVKKIRALADHHDLLVKVKVIKLVDKF